The genomic window GTATCAATCCGTCCATCGTCCATAAAATTCCATCCCAGACGCGCTGAGCCGGTGAAATTCTCACAGGCATCATTTTCGTCTCCACTATGGGCGGCAGATATCCCATGGGTTTTCAGATAAGAACCTCCGACCGAATAATCGAACCTTTCTTTGCCACCGGAAACACTAACGCTCTCCCGGTAGGTATCACGCATTCCGTACTCCGTCCCCAAGGTAACTTTATTTTCTCCCTGCCCCTTTTTTGTAAAAATAGAGACAACGCCGCCCATCGCATCCGAACCATACAATGTACTCTGCGGACCGCGCAAGATCTCGACCCTCTCAATGTTATCCGTTGTAAGATTTGCAAAATCAAACGCCCCTGTTGTCGTACTATTCATCTGTACGCCGTCAACAAATACAAGGGTTTGGGCAGAAGATGCGCCTCTGATAAACATACTTGTCGTCCCGCCTATTCCCTGAGTTCTGGTAACCTCAAGCCCCGGCGCCTGGCGCAAAACATCAAGAAGAAGGGGCGCCTTGCCATTTTTAATATCTTTTTCTGTAATAACCGTTACAGAACTACCGGTATTCCTTAATAATTGCTTTGTCCTCGTGGGAGTAACAACCGTCTCTTCGTTATCACGGAACATGTTTTCTTCCTTCTTTTCTTCAGTTTTATTTTCCTCCTTCTTTTCACTCATCTCCTTACTTTCGGCATCATTTTTACTCCCACTTTGATTTTGTTCTTCATTCTCATTTGTGTTTTTATTCTTATCGTTGATTTTTTTATCCGTCGCTGCCTCTCCCTTCATTTTATTATTCTCGCCCCCATTTTGATCTTTATTCTCAATTTGTTTCTCCCCGTCCCCTCTTATAGCAGACCGATCAAACTCCTCTTTAAATATAAGCCTTCTTGATGATGACCTCAAATCATATTCGGGATCATTTATTTTCGGTATCTTAGAGGACTGTTCTGTACCACGGTACTGTTCGGGCAAATAATCTCCTTCCTGGTTATTTTCCGTTTTGTCCGTACCCTCTTTTTTGATGGAGATAACCAAAGGTGGAGTCATCTGGTTATCACCTGGCGTATTTTGATTTTCTCTGATTTGTCTTTTCAACTCCATCAGTTTTCTCTTTAAATCCTCATTTTCCTGAATAAGCGATTCCATCGTTTTTTCGTCTGCAAAGCAATAAGAGTTTGATAATGATAAACTGAGTGATACAAAAATTATCTGCAAATAACAGCCCTTCATCCATCCCTTCTCCCCTCGGAAATAAGAATTAATAAATGTGTGCTCAAACAGGTCTCCTGGCTGCCGGGTCATCCTACGTTCTGCGCCTTCCCATCCCTTGAGATCGTCTCACCGCAAAGACGCAGAGGTCGCAAAGAAAAACAGAAGATTAGGAAATAAAGAGGCCTTGTTATTGCATTCCCATCTTCCAGGTTTCTTACCTCGTCCTCGTCCTTTTCCTTTGCGCTCTTTGCGCCTCTGCGGTGATCTCTTTCCCAATCACGACAGTGGCATAGTGCAGAGCTCGTCACCGGTTACAGTTGCGGGGCAGCTCCCGTTTTTACGGGATTCCCTGAATATTTGAACTATGATAAACCTGAGATTATTACGCAAGGCACGGATAAACAAAGTTTATCCGTGCCACCCTTTTGCGAGTAAAATTTCTCTATGATTAAATAAAAAAGCCCGTTCCTTCGCATTGAGAAGAAACGGGCTTTTACAAGATGGACATCACGCTTCACCTCCTTTACGACGAAGAAGTTTTCAGCCAAACACTACAGGCAGGTCTTCTGACTACGGATCATCCTACTGATTGCACCTTCCCGAAAGGCCGTTTAAGAGGCCTTTCAGTGGTTCTTGCAACGTTCGTCACCGATTACAGCGGCGGTACCGTTCCCTTTTCTCCGAATTTCTGACACAAAGAACTACGCATGAATAGTTATCAGAAATTCGTTGGAGTGGGGATTCCCTTTGAGCCCCGATAAATACCGGAGCGCCTGTATGTGGAATTTTCCTTATATTATTTTGTCTTTACATAACGTATCCTTTCCATTCAAAAAAGCGTGCCTTCAACACGTTGTTTTGTAAGTTTAGAGTATTCCAATATCTCCCCTACAGAAGCCCCTTTTGACTGCATGCTATAGAACGTATTTTCACCTACAAGGGCGTAAGACCAATTACC from Candidatus Brocadia sp. includes these protein-coding regions:
- a CDS encoding TonB-dependent receptor produces the protein MTRQPGDLFEHTFINSYFRGEKGWMKGCYLQIIFVSLSLSLSNSYCFADEKTMESLIQENEDLKRKLMELKRQIRENQNTPGDNQMTPPLVISIKKEGTDKTENNQEGDYLPEQYRGTEQSSKIPKINDPEYDLRSSSRRLIFKEEFDRSAIRGDGEKQIENKDQNGGENNKMKGEAATDKKINDKNKNTNENEEQNQSGSKNDAESKEMSEKKEENKTEEKKEENMFRDNEETVVTPTRTKQLLRNTGSSVTVITEKDIKNGKAPLLLDVLRQAPGLEVTRTQGIGGTTSMFIRGASSAQTLVFVDGVQMNSTTTGAFDFANLTTDNIERVEILRGPQSTLYGSDAMGGVVSIFTKKGQGENKVTLGTEYGMRDTYRESVSVSGGKERFDYSVGGSYLKTHGISAAHSGDENDACENFTGSARLGWNFMDDGRIDTTVRGSHSDFETDAYLYGVGPVDDPDRRQTTDEVLFSTRVNKTFFDFWTPSVLVSVNDTELKGFDPTDASGEFRIPTRVWRFEHQSDFALLDIDTLTVGYEYEAREGENDGVFDKKTFWNNSVFLQNQIKLFDSLNWTAGLRYDDYSTFGNNLTYRTTVSYNIDEIDTRFHGSWGTGFRAPSINELFFPFYGNPNLGPEKSKGWDFGVEKEILKDTLTLDVTYFENDFTDLITAAIQPDGSFLAENVARAESEGIETSLTYKPFPKLSLTGTYTYTKTEDREKGQQLPRRPRNRATLGVNTRPMEKWNVNVVGVMVRDRIDSDGTEMDNYWTANVSTSYDITKMMTGYIRLENLFDYHYEEVTGFSSLGFTAYGGFEFKF